From the genome of Ziziphus jujuba cultivar Dongzao chromosome 4, ASM3175591v1:
AACAAGCTCCCTTTTTCCATGTATTCATATATCAAAAACATGCATCTTCTATGTAAACAAAAGCCATGGAGTCTTACGATGTTTCAGTGCCGTATTTCTATCAACGTTTCACCTCGTTCATGAAACTCTTTCTGAAGACCGGTTCTTCAGCTTCCAAACTGTGAAGCTTTTTTAGGGCGACTACTTTGCCATTTGATAGTTGTGCCTTGTAGACACTTCCATAGCCACTGGTCCCAATGCAGTACCTAATGTCAAAGTCCCCCGTTACTTGAATGATGTCCTGGAATGCAATTTTCccataaaaattccaaatgcaAAATATATCTCCATTCTTTGTTGCTATGTCAGTAGGTTTGCCCTCGTTATTTTTAGGGGAACGCCTATAAAAGTAGAATGCCAGAAGCACAATAAATGTCAAGGCAAGGATAAGTGAGATGGAAACAATGATTCTGATTTTGATATTGTAGAAGACACCGTGATGTTTTGTCAAGCAGGTAGGGAAACTTGTAACTTGACCACATAATTCCTTATTGCCCATATATGCCCCAACTAGACTATTTTCAGCAACTTCTTGTGGAATTGGACCCTCTAAACAATTGTACGACAAGTTGATTGCATAACACACCGAAGTTATAAAAGAGGGGATATGGCCAGTGAGATTGTTGTAGGCAAAGTTCAATGTCTGTGCTTGTGATAACTTGCCGAGTTGAGGAGGTATATTTCCACCAATTGAGTTATGACTCAAGTCCAAAGTAACTAGTTTTGAAAGGTTACATATCTCAATGGGAATGTTAACATTTAAGCTGTTACTGCTTAATACCAGCAATTTCAGATTTTTGAGATTCCATATGCCCAGAGGACAAAACCATAGATTTCACTGGAAGAAGCATAAAAAACTCTCTAGCTGGGAGAGGTTTCTGAGTAAAACAGGTAATTCACCTTTGATTTTGTTTCCATCAATAAACAGTCGAGTGAGGTTAATCAAAAGACCAAGTTCTGAAGGGATTGGACCACAAAAGTTGTTGATGCCCAAGTTTAACACAAAAAGATTCTTCAAATTGTCTAATTCTGGAGGAATGGAACCGTTGATTTGATTATCATAAATGTTAAGCATCTGCAGTTGGGAGAGGTTTCCAAGGGAAAGAGGCAACTGACCTGTAAGGCAATTTGAGAAGAGGTCAACGTAGATGAGCTTTGAAGATTTACCTATCTCTGCCGGGATGCTTCCCACAAGTCCAGCTCCAGAAACGTCCAGATAGACTAAATTTGGAAATGAAAACCAGTTAAATCTCTCGAGCTTCTTTCCCAATAATGAGTTCTCATTTTCTGATCGAGAAATATCGGTGACTCATCCAGCATGACGGCAAGTTATACCAGTCAAGTTGCAAGGAGAAGTGCTAGTGTTGACGTAGTTGCTCCACCACCCGGTTCGTTGCCGAGCCTTTGCTTCTCGTTCCAGTGCTGCAGGATCGCGAGGTGTTTCAGATATTGGTATAGAAGCAGCTAAGGCAAGGCTACTGTTTTCCATGTTAACCCCACAGCTGAAATAAGTGGTAGCCCAGGCTACTACTGCAACAGCACTCACAATGGAAATGGAGCTTGCCATGCATGCTAGAGCTTACAGTTATTGCTTTGGATGACTTCAAACGTATTACCaactttttcatatatacacAAAGCGTGCCTGTGAGAGTAGGatacataatataaataattgcaATTATGTACTATTCACTGTAAAGTCTTAAACTTTTGTATACTATTCACTGCAATTATATAATAACTTTTGTATATATCATTGTCGCTTCTTGTTGAGGTGATGGAAAGGTACATGAAAAGCAATGAAACCAATGCAAAAACAGGGGAGAGACCGAAAACAGAGGAGGCCATGTATCTTCAATGGTGTATTGGAAATTTCAAGGGGATTTAGATTTTTCAAGGCTCATGAACTTGGGTGGTTAAACACTCAGGATGTCAAGATTCAACGCTGATCATTATAGTTGACTTTGTCTATTATAAAGATTTTtatcttgtttatttatttcttttctcgatacatatatatatatatatatatatacacgtatttGGTCAAAAATGTGATTATTATGTtattcctaatctaagtttattattattattagtattattattattatgttattcaTACCCTaagttttctattattattattattttggaaaacaaTAAGTTTCGTTTTTGTTCTTGGCGGACTAAAATTATAAGTTCCTTATTTATTTCACATAAAAGCAATCAAAATATTCGTCTTAAACTTGTCCtcgaaatcatttaaaaaaaaaaagtcctcaaaattttcattaaaaaaaaaacctcacaaTGTGTAAGTTGTTAATTCTATCATTTCttataaaatgaaaagtaaattGATGGGATCCAGAAGATCTTGGTGGCACTTAATAAAAGCCATGTTCGGTGATACGACAcacaatacaatttttttttttttttaatgatattgtgACTTTGGTATAAGTGGCAAAGCAGCTAAGGAAACTTATTTGATTTGCACAATGCAAATGATTAAGAACCTTGTTTTTGtgctaaaaattttatattttaactttttatttttttaactaccaaaaaaaaaaaaaagaaagaaagaaagacaaagaaattttcaatttttgttgaaattattatttttcttttagcaccaatataaaaaaattagattagtGAGTTTCTTATATTAGTCTCGGTGATGTCAAGGATAATACCCAGTTTCTTCCCTGTCTCAGCCAGTTAAGCTCAGCTATTTGAGCCTTCTCTACCATGTATGACACCAGTCCCTGAATCTCTTCTTAATTACCATATATCTTCATGTCTCTTGAGCTCCatataatccatatatatatatatatatatatataaagaagaaaaatactaaTCTCTTTTGCTCTGCTCGATCCCATAACTACATGAAAATGATTTGACATGGAGGGCATGGGCTTTACAAAATAAACATTCTAACATGAGCATAACTAACTTTTCATGGTTTTGATGTTCATGTGAACATGAAATTTGTGGATCTTGTTATGCCTGAACCGAACATTGTTAAACTTTAGTCAACATGGCATATTTATAGCATCATCCattattattaatcttttttttatattttaaatttcaaatgctaAAGAGAAGCCCGAAAAAATGAACATGTTATGGAGATAAATCTTAGTCACGCGACAAAATCATCATTCAACTGAAATTGTACACAACCAATTAAGTTGGTCATCTAGATAGAACTTGTGGGCTAATGAGCTGCCCATAAATGTTTTGAGTGCTGCCTCGTCGAAGCTATAGAGATCGCATTTTTCAGTTATGGCTACAATATAGATAGGCTCTATAATTGACAACAATCACAAAAGTATATTAGATGGAAAATtcaagttttgttttgtttatccTTTCTCAGACTGGTGTAATTAAATTTTCagtatttgttaaaaaaattatttaaaatgggataattaaaaagaaaaaaagaaaaaaaaatatgagaaagAGGATGATCAAAACAGaatgatatttaaattaaagtttGTTTAGGCATATGTAAGAATGActacaagaaaagaaaacaatcattaataatgatttccttactagtaaaattgtttattttggaTGATGAAATACTACTTATTTAGGTTAATGATTCCTCCATTGAaactaaaaaagataaaataatgataatttgaTAACAATGTCTATTctatttatcttttgtttttcgCTTAGCCCAAAAGCAAAAAACATTCCACTTgtctacaaaatattaaaaatgatattatataaatacaaatattgattGCAAAGCAGGCACTGGACACTGGACTAAAGTTATTCTTTGAGCCGGCTGGCCCTGAATCCTGATTAATTGTTTCCGCATACTGTTTTCTCTCTTGGTAAAAAAGCATAATTTGATTGACAAATATATGGTCCCTTATTATTGGATAGATTAAAAAAAGGATAGCaacaaggttcaaaaaatcgatatcaccgaaaattttgaaagttcaaaatacgaaaatttttataaaaatatcaagaaatatcggatattgataaaatattataaaaaataataaaaatttattttattttgatccttttaaaaaataaaaattttaaaaaaatattgaaaaaattttggatattttaaataatgGATAGCAACGGTCTACATTGCTAGCAAACAAGTTAATTACTGCTGTCATAATTTTTCCGCCGTTTGTTGTTTGATTCATTTGCATGAGTTTTGGTGCTTGACCCATTTATGTCGTCTAATCTTCCGTGCAGATTTCTTTTTG
Proteins encoded in this window:
- the LOC132803595 gene encoding MDIS1-interacting receptor like kinase 2-like; this translates as MASSISIVSAVAVVAWATTYFSCGVNMENSSLALAASIPISETPRDPAALEREAKARQRTGWWSNYVNTSTSPCNLTVYLDVSGAGLVGSIPAEIGKSSKLIYVDLFSNCLTGQLPLSLGNLSQLQMLNIYDNQINGSIPPELDNLKNLFVLNLGINNFCGPIPSELGLLINLTRLFIDGNKIKVTLDLSHNSIGGNIPPQLGKLSQAQTLNFAYNNLTGHIPSFITSVCYAINLSYNCLEGPIPQEVAENSLVGAYMGNKELCGQVTSFPTCLTKHHGVFYNIKIRIIVSISLILALTFIVLLAFYFYRRSPKNNEGKPTDIATKNGDIFCIWNFYGKIAFQDIIQVTGDFDIRYCIGTSGYGSVYKAQLSNGKVVALKKLHSLEAEEPVFRKSFMNEVKR